The following coding sequences are from one Oryzias melastigma strain HK-1 unplaced genomic scaffold, ASM292280v2 sc00981, whole genome shotgun sequence window:
- the LOC112142169 gene encoding lactose-binding lectin l-2: MLVLILVGLALMAVDPSDGQELKLLRGNCPPFWYSYGNRCYKYVATPMIWGDAELHCVSQGANLVSVQSNEEEAFIKTLIRNFDPAQADTWIGLSDAEKEGGWLWSDGSKITFQAWHSGQPDNYKGKEHCATTNYGTTKKWNDLPCTYKYGFVCKSREKCL; the protein is encoded by the coding sequence ATGTTGGTCCTCATCTTGGTTGGTCTCGCTCTGATGGCTGTGGATCCTTCAGATGGACAGGAGTTGAAGCTTCTTCGTGGCAATTGTCCCCCGTTCTGGTACAGCTATGGGAACCGCTGCTACAAATACGTTGCTACACCAATGATCTGGGGAGATGCAGAACTTCACTGCGTGTCACAAGGTGCCAACCTGGTGTCTGTCCAGAGTAATGAAGAGGAGGCTTTTATCAAGACTCTGATCAGAAACTTTGACCCCGCTCAGGCAGATACCTGGATTGGACTCAGTGATGCTGAGAAGGAAGGAGGGTGGCTGTGGTCTGATGGGTCCAAAATTACCTTTCAGGCTTGGCACTCAGGACAGCCAGACAACTATAAAGGCAAAGAACACTGTGCGACCACCAACTACGGGACAACAAAGAAATGGAATGACCTTCCCTGTACatataaatatggttttgtttGTAAGTCTCGCGAAAAGTGTCTCTAA